From Xiphophorus hellerii strain 12219 chromosome 6, Xiphophorus_hellerii-4.1, whole genome shotgun sequence, the proteins below share one genomic window:
- the hhatla gene encoding hedgehog acyltransferase like, a isoform X2 produces the protein MGIKAALPRYELYLYSAVLAGALIWAGSWIFEASSDNINRKAFKESVKPGWHYFGRKMDVADFEWMMWFSTFRNHILFALTGHVIFAKIFTLLAPKHRPLIFAAYGGLAVLVTMGWTFMTLVVSHCVILYSVALVKKKWMCFAAGLGTLASIKLEPYNSWQETLVTGSFDLQDILFYGGCGFSIMRCMSFALENCDRKEGNYTFSDLLKYNFYLPFFFFGPIMTFDRFHAQANNTQLTRKEREMWNITTKALLHLGVILVVDVFFHYLYILTIPSDMKLVNKLSDWCLAGLAYSNLVYDWIKAAVMFGVINTVATLDHLDPPQPPKCITMLYVFAETHFDRGINDWLCKYVYDYIGENHDKIFKELLATVCTFAITTLWLGPCELVYIWSFFNCFGLNFELWVAKFFSIPPFSIMEGAMGEAMSRRIRGVFNAANFWAIVLYNVLSLNSLEFAKLVGRRIIFKGFPLSTLSVLLVTYCGVQLVKERERQQALLEDPDPVKPVDDGKDKAE, from the exons ATAATATAAACAGAAAGGCCTTTAAGGAAAGTGTGAAGCCAGGATGGCATTATTTTGGCAGGAAAATG GATGTTGCGGACTTCGAGTGGATGATGTGGTTCTCTACATTCCGCAATCATATCCTTTTTGCGCTCACTGGTCACGTGATCTTTGCCAAGATATTTACCCTGCTCGCTCCAAag CACAGACCCTTGATCTTTGCCGCGTACGGAGGGCTGGCCGTCCTGGTCACCATGGGCTGGACCTTCATGACTCTGGTTGTGTCCCACTGCGTCATATTGTACAGCGTCGCCCTGGTCAAGAAGAAGTGGATGTGCTTTGCTGCAGGTCTGGGCACACTGGCCTCCATCAAGCTGGAGCCGTATAACTCCTGGCAG GAGACCTTGGTGACCGGATCGTTTGACCTGCAAGACATCCTGTTCTATGGAGGCTGTGGCTTCAGCATCATGCGCTGCATGAGCTTTGCCTTGGAGAACtgtgacaggaaagagggcaaCTACACCTTCTCCGACCTCCTGAAATACAACTTCTACCTCCCGTTCTTTTTCTTTGGACCTATTATGACTTTTGACCGTTTTCATGCCCAG GCTAACAACACTCAGCTAACCCGCAAGGAGAGGGAGATGTGGAACATCACCACCAAGGCCTTGTTACACCTGGGAGTTATTCTGGTGGTGGACGTCTTCTTCCACTACTTGTACATCTTGACTATACCCAGCGACATGAAGTTGGTCAACAAGCTGTCTGACTGGTGTTTGG CGGGACTGGCTTATTCCAACCTGGTGTATGACTGGATAAAAGCAGCTGTAATGTTTGGTGTCATCAACACTGTGGCTACACTGGACCACCTTGACCCGCCTCAGCCTCCCAAGTGTATCACCATGCTCTACGTCTTTGCTGAGAC gcacttTGACAGAGGCATCAACGACTGGTTGTGCAA GTATGTCTATGACTATATTGGCGAGAATCATGACAAGATCTTTAAAGAACTTCTTGCAACAGTCTGCACTTTTGCCATCACCACCTTGTGGCTGGGCCCGTGTGAGCTGGTTTACATCTGGTCATTTTTCAACTGCTTCGGCCTCAACTTTGAGCTGTGGGTGGCAAAGTTCTTCTCCATCCCACCCTTTTCTATCATGGAG GGAGCTATGGGTGAAGCCATGTCTCGTAGGATCAGGGGTGTCTTCAACGCTGCCAATTTCTGGGCTATTGTCCTCTACAATGTTCTTTCCCTGAACAGCTTGGAGTTTGCCAAGCTGGTGGGCAGAAGGATTATTTTCAAAG GTTTTCCTCTGTCCACCCTGTCCGTGCTGCTTGTGACTTACTGTGGTGTGCAGCTGGTGAAGGAAAGGGAGCGCCAGCAGGCCCTGCTGGAGGATCCAGACCCAGTGAAGCCAGTGGATGATGGCAAAGACAAAGCTGAATAA
- the hhatla gene encoding hedgehog acyltransferase like, a isoform X1, translating into MGIKAALPRYELYLYSAVLAGALIWAGSWIFEASSDNINRKAFKESVKPGWHYFGRKMDVADFEWMMWFSTFRNHILFALTGHVIFAKIFTLLAPKIGIDGCKHRPLIFAAYGGLAVLVTMGWTFMTLVVSHCVILYSVALVKKKWMCFAAGLGTLASIKLEPYNSWQETLVTGSFDLQDILFYGGCGFSIMRCMSFALENCDRKEGNYTFSDLLKYNFYLPFFFFGPIMTFDRFHAQANNTQLTRKEREMWNITTKALLHLGVILVVDVFFHYLYILTIPSDMKLVNKLSDWCLAGLAYSNLVYDWIKAAVMFGVINTVATLDHLDPPQPPKCITMLYVFAETHFDRGINDWLCKYVYDYIGENHDKIFKELLATVCTFAITTLWLGPCELVYIWSFFNCFGLNFELWVAKFFSIPPFSIMEGAMGEAMSRRIRGVFNAANFWAIVLYNVLSLNSLEFAKLVGRRIIFKGFPLSTLSVLLVTYCGVQLVKERERQQALLEDPDPVKPVDDGKDKAE; encoded by the exons ATAATATAAACAGAAAGGCCTTTAAGGAAAGTGTGAAGCCAGGATGGCATTATTTTGGCAGGAAAATG GATGTTGCGGACTTCGAGTGGATGATGTGGTTCTCTACATTCCGCAATCATATCCTTTTTGCGCTCACTGGTCACGTGATCTTTGCCAAGATATTTACCCTGCTCGCTCCAAag ATTGGTATTGATGGATGTAAG CACAGACCCTTGATCTTTGCCGCGTACGGAGGGCTGGCCGTCCTGGTCACCATGGGCTGGACCTTCATGACTCTGGTTGTGTCCCACTGCGTCATATTGTACAGCGTCGCCCTGGTCAAGAAGAAGTGGATGTGCTTTGCTGCAGGTCTGGGCACACTGGCCTCCATCAAGCTGGAGCCGTATAACTCCTGGCAG GAGACCTTGGTGACCGGATCGTTTGACCTGCAAGACATCCTGTTCTATGGAGGCTGTGGCTTCAGCATCATGCGCTGCATGAGCTTTGCCTTGGAGAACtgtgacaggaaagagggcaaCTACACCTTCTCCGACCTCCTGAAATACAACTTCTACCTCCCGTTCTTTTTCTTTGGACCTATTATGACTTTTGACCGTTTTCATGCCCAG GCTAACAACACTCAGCTAACCCGCAAGGAGAGGGAGATGTGGAACATCACCACCAAGGCCTTGTTACACCTGGGAGTTATTCTGGTGGTGGACGTCTTCTTCCACTACTTGTACATCTTGACTATACCCAGCGACATGAAGTTGGTCAACAAGCTGTCTGACTGGTGTTTGG CGGGACTGGCTTATTCCAACCTGGTGTATGACTGGATAAAAGCAGCTGTAATGTTTGGTGTCATCAACACTGTGGCTACACTGGACCACCTTGACCCGCCTCAGCCTCCCAAGTGTATCACCATGCTCTACGTCTTTGCTGAGAC gcacttTGACAGAGGCATCAACGACTGGTTGTGCAA GTATGTCTATGACTATATTGGCGAGAATCATGACAAGATCTTTAAAGAACTTCTTGCAACAGTCTGCACTTTTGCCATCACCACCTTGTGGCTGGGCCCGTGTGAGCTGGTTTACATCTGGTCATTTTTCAACTGCTTCGGCCTCAACTTTGAGCTGTGGGTGGCAAAGTTCTTCTCCATCCCACCCTTTTCTATCATGGAG GGAGCTATGGGTGAAGCCATGTCTCGTAGGATCAGGGGTGTCTTCAACGCTGCCAATTTCTGGGCTATTGTCCTCTACAATGTTCTTTCCCTGAACAGCTTGGAGTTTGCCAAGCTGGTGGGCAGAAGGATTATTTTCAAAG GTTTTCCTCTGTCCACCCTGTCCGTGCTGCTTGTGACTTACTGTGGTGTGCAGCTGGTGAAGGAAAGGGAGCGCCAGCAGGCCCTGCTGGAGGATCCAGACCCAGTGAAGCCAGTGGATGATGGCAAAGACAAAGCTGAATAA